In a single window of the Hippoglossus hippoglossus isolate fHipHip1 chromosome 7, fHipHip1.pri, whole genome shotgun sequence genome:
- the fmnl3 gene encoding formin-like protein 3 isoform X3 — translation MGNIESVDGQSDMMKHHIMPLKVPMPDPTELEEKFAIVLNSMNLPPDKARLLRQYDNEKKWDLICDQERFQVKNPPHTYIQKLRGYLDPGVTRKKFRRRVQESTKVLRELEISLRTNHIGWVREFLNDENRGLDVLVEYLSFAQCAVMLDFEGLENGEEGFLDKSKSWSRSIEDLHHSGTQPFCNTLVRSARQSVLRYGSVSTSKTIKNSRLVSQKDDVHVCIMCLRAIMNYQYGFNMVMSHAHAVNEIALSLNNKNSRTKALVLELLAAVCLVRGGHEIILSAFDNFKEVCKEKHRFERLMEHFRSEEGNIDFMVACMQFVNIVVHSVEDMNFRVHLQYEFTKLGLDDYLEKCKHTESDKLSVQIQAYLDNVFDVGGLLEDAETKNAALEKVDELEEHLSHVTEKVLEVENETMMKVADLEKLLLQKDKDLLAIRETYESTNTQVNTLRRVIKEKDVAFQRHFNIERRLLELEQQGTIRLHKKPDGNIAIEPLGVGGGGGTGLGIPLGDIGQLSLVPTAGLTEPGGSDTGLPPASEAPPPPPPPPPPPPPLPSALGVGAPAPPPLPPLAPPLPDACPSVILSLGLSAIRIKKPIKTKFRLPVFNWTALKPNQINGTVFNEIDDERVLEELDVERFEELFKTRAQGPIVDHPCTKSKVAQKTVNKVTLLEANRSKNLAITLRKANKSSEEICKAIEKFDLKALPVDFVECLMRFLPTETEVKVMRQYERERRPLDQLAEEDRFMLLFSKIERLTQRMNIITFVGNFADNVNMLTPQLNAVIASSGSVKSSPKLKRVLEIILALGNYMNSSKRGCVYGFKLQSLDLLLDTKSTDRKMTLLHYIALIIKEKFPELANFCNELHFVDKAAAVSLENVLLDVRELGKGMDLIRRECSLHDHSVLKGFVQANESQLDKLQKDAKTAEEAFNNVVNYFGESAKTTPPAVFFPVFVRFIRAYKDAVVGNEQRKKQEEAMREKLLAQEAKQQEPKVQAQKKRQQQELIAELRKRQAKDHRPVYEGKDGTIEDIITAEKKINDSISHS, via the exons AATTCTATGAACCTGCCTCCAGACAAAGCCCGGCTCCTCAGACAGTATGACAATGAGAAGAAATGGGACCTGATCTGCGACCAG GAGAGGTTTCAGGTGAAGAATCCGCCTCACACCTACATCCAGAAGCTGCGAGGTTACTTAGACCCCGGAGTCACGCGCAAG AAGTTCCGCAGGCGGGTGCAGGAATCTACAAAAGTCTTGAGGGAGCTGGAGATATCGCTGCGGACAAATCACATTGG GTGGGTGAGGGAGTTCCTCAATGATGAGAACAGAGGTCTCGACGTCCTGGTGGAGTATCTCTCCTTTGCTCAGTGTGCTGTCAT GTTGGATTTTGAGGGGCTGGAGAATGGGGAGGAAGGCTTCTTGGACAAGTCTAAGTCTTGGAGCAGGTCTATAGAAGATCTGCACCATTCGGGCACCCAACCCTTCTGCAACACACTGGTGCGCTCTGCCCGCCAGTCTGTCCTCCG CTATGGCTCAGTCTCCACCAGCAAAACCATCAAAAACTCCCGCCTTGTGAGCCAGAAGGATGATGTGCACGTATGCATCATGTGCTTGAGAGCAATCATGAACTACCAG TATGGCTTCAATATGGTCATGTCTCACGCACACGCAGTCAATGAAATTGCTCTCAGCTTGAACAATAAGAACTCACG GACGAAAGCTTTGGTCCTTGAGCTGCTGGCTGCCGTCTGTCTGGTCCGAGGAGGTCACGAGATCATCCTTTCAGCATTTGATAACTTCAAAGAG GTGTGTAAGGAGAAGCATCGCTTTGAGAGACTGATGGAGCACTTCCGCAGTGAGGAGGGAAACATCGACTTTATG GTTGCTTGCATGCAGTTCGTCAACATCGTCGTCCACTCGGTTGAGGACATGAACTTCAGGGTCCATCTGCAGTATGAATTCACCAAGCTGGGACTGGATGATTACCTGGAG aaatgtaaacacacagagagtgacAAGCTGTCGGTGCAGATCCAGGCCTACCTGGATAACGTGTTCGACGTGGGTGGGCTGCTGGAGGATGCAGAGACCAAGAATGCGGCGCTGGAGAAGGTGGACGAACTGGAGGAGCACCTGTCCCAT gtGACGGAGAAGGTGCTGGAGGTTGAGAATGAAACGATGATGAAAGTAGCTGATCTGGAGAAGCTGCTCCTTCAGAAAGATAAGGACCTGCTAGCAATCCGG GAGACGTACGAGTCGACCAACACCCAGGTCAACACCCTGAGGAGGGTGATCAAGGAGAAGGACGTTGCCTTCCAGAGGCACTTCAACATCGAGAGGcggctgctggagctggagcagcaaGGCACCATCCGTTTGCACAAGAAGCCCGATGGAAACATTGCCATCGAGCCGCTGGGtgtgggaggtggggggggcacTGGCCTCGGGATCCCTCTGGGTGACATCGGGCAGCTGTCTCTGGTGCCGACAGCAGGGTTGACGGAACCGGGAGGGTCCGACACCGGTTTACCCCCAGCCAGTGAAGCTCCCCCACCGCCTCCCCCgcctccaccacctccccctcccctgccCTCAGCCTTAG GCGTAGGtgcaccagcaccaccaccgcttcctcctcttgctccacCTCTGCCAGATGCTTGTCCCTCAGTTATCCTGAGTTTGGGTCTGTCAG ccATCAGAATCAAGAAGCCCATCAAGACGAAGTTCCGCCTGCCTGTGTTTAACTGGACGGCCCTGAAGCCCAATCAGATCAATGGCACGGTCTTCAATGAGATTGATGATGAACGTGTGTTGGAG GAGCTGGATGTGGAGAGGTTTGAGGAGCTCTTTAAAACCAGAGCCCAGGGTCCGATTGTCGACCACCCCTGCACAAAGAGCAAAGTGGCCCAGAAGACGGTGAACAAAGTCACCCTGCTGGAAGCCAATCGCTCCAAGAACCTAGCCATCACACTGCGAAAGGCGAACAAGTCCTCAGAGGAGATCTGCAAAGCAATAGAGAA GTTTGACCTCAAGGCCTTACCTGTGGACTTCGTGGAGTGCCTGATGCGCTTCCTGCCCACGGAGACGGAGGTCAAGGTGATGCGTCAGTACGAGCGCGAGCGGCGGCCGCTGGACCAGCTGGCGGAGGAGGATCGCTTCATGTTGTTATTCAGCAAGATTGAGAGACTCACGCAGAGGATGAACATCATCACCTTTGTCGGGAACTTTGCCGACAATGTCAACATGCTCACGCCGCAGCTCAACGCCGTCATCGCTTCTTCGGGATCCGTCAAATCCTCGCCCAAGCTGAAGAGGGTGCTTGAG ATCATCTTAGCTTTGGGGAACTACATGAACAGCAGCAAGAGAGGATGTGTTTATGGCTTCAAATTACAAAGTCTTGATCTG CTGTTGGACACTAAGTCCACGGACAGAAAAATGACGTTGCTCCACTACATAGCTCTCATCATAAAAGAGAAATTCCCTGAACTGGCCAACTTCTGCAACGAACTGCACTTTGTGGATAAAGCTGCAGCGG TATCTCTGGAAAATGTGCTGCTGGATGTGCGAGAGCTGGGGAAAGGCATGGACCTGATACGCAGAGAGTGCAGTCTCCACGACCACTCAGTCCTGAAAGGCTTCGTCCAGGCCAACGAATCACAGCTGGACAAGCTGCAGAAGGACGCGAAGACGGCAGAG GAAGCCTTCAACAATGTGGTGAACTACTTTGGAGAGAGCGCCAAGACGACTCCACCCGCGGTGTTTTTCCCCGTGTTTGTGCGCTTCATCAGAGCCTACAAG GATGCGGTGGTGGGAAAcgagcagaggaagaagcaggaggaagcaaTGAGAGAAAAGTTATTGGCTCAGGAGGCTAAACAGCAGGAACCTAAG GTCCAGGCCCAGAagaagaggcagcagcaggagctgatTGCAGAGCTGCGCAAGCGGCAAGCCAAGGACCACCGGCCTGTGTATGAGGGCAAGGACGGCACCATTGAGGATATCATTACAG